In the genome of Aulosira sp. FACHB-615, one region contains:
- a CDS encoding class I SAM-dependent methyltransferase yields MNSNPALCAAISDRIANNPQKRITFAEYMDMVLYHPEHGYYASKAVNIGFKGGDFFTSVSLGADFGELLAEQFVQMWEILGQPRTYSLVEMGAGQGLLALHILNYYQRHYPDFLPALDYVIVEKSPELQQEQQQRLQNYPVRWCNLVDIPSNSITGCFFSNELVDAFSVHQFILQTGELREIYVTLPSDVEQNENYLLLEGEFQEIIGETSTPQLTKYFELIGIDLTAKVYPDGYRSEINLAALDWLSIVADRLQRGYVVTVDYGYPAHRYYNPRRSQGTLQCYYQHRYHNNPYINLGRQDITAHVDFTALELWGEQCGLTKIGFTQQGLFLMALGLGDSIASLSHQDIAIAQLLQRRESLHKLIDPTGLGGFGVLIQSKGLQNLEISQPLKGLIVPK; encoded by the coding sequence ATGAATTCTAACCCAGCGTTGTGTGCGGCCATCAGCGATCGCATTGCTAATAATCCGCAAAAGCGAATTACCTTTGCCGAATACATGGATATGGTGTTATATCACCCTGAACATGGCTACTATGCCAGTAAAGCCGTCAACATTGGGTTTAAAGGCGGTGATTTTTTCACATCTGTTAGTCTTGGCGCTGATTTTGGCGAGTTACTAGCAGAACAATTTGTGCAAATGTGGGAAATTTTAGGACAGCCTCGAACTTATTCTTTGGTAGAAATGGGAGCAGGTCAAGGACTGTTGGCGTTACATATCCTCAACTATTATCAACGGCATTATCCTGATTTTTTACCAGCATTAGATTATGTGATTGTCGAAAAATCTCCCGAATTGCAGCAGGAACAACAGCAACGTTTACAAAATTACCCTGTGCGGTGGTGTAATTTAGTAGATATACCTAGCAACTCTATAACTGGCTGCTTTTTTTCTAACGAACTAGTCGATGCTTTTTCAGTGCATCAATTCATTTTACAAACTGGGGAATTGCGAGAAATTTATGTCACCTTACCCTCTGATGTAGAGCAAAATGAAAATTATCTGCTGTTAGAAGGGGAGTTTCAAGAAATCATTGGGGAAACTTCTACACCGCAGTTGACAAAATATTTTGAGTTGATAGGTATTGATTTAACTGCAAAAGTCTACCCCGATGGCTACCGCAGTGAAATTAATTTAGCGGCTTTAGACTGGTTGAGTATAGTAGCAGACCGCTTGCAACGCGGTTATGTGGTAACAGTTGATTATGGCTATCCTGCCCATCGCTACTATAACCCCAGGCGATCGCAAGGAACCCTCCAGTGCTACTACCAGCATCGCTACCATAACAACCCCTATATTAATCTTGGGCGACAAGATATCACCGCTCACGTTGACTTTACCGCCTTAGAACTGTGGGGTGAGCAATGTGGTTTAACCAAAATTGGCTTTACCCAACAAGGTTTATTTTTGATGGCGTTGGGTTTGGGAGACTCAATAGCCTCACTTTCCCATCAAGATATAGCGATCGCTCAGTTATTACAACGACGCGAGTCACTCCACAAACTTATTGATCCCACCGGGTTAGGAGGCTTTGGAGTCCTCATCCAAAGTAAAGGACTTCAAAATTTGGAAATTTCTCAACCCCTGAAAGGATTAATTGTGCCAAAGTAA